The Chiloscyllium punctatum isolate Juve2018m chromosome 45, sChiPun1.3, whole genome shotgun sequence genome has a segment encoding these proteins:
- the LOC140467155 gene encoding alpha-1,3-mannosyl-glycoprotein 4-beta-N-acetylglucosaminyltransferase C-like, producing the protein MRCYWKRSVMVVGFFLFVCLFMFLFMNDEEGSILEEEEKRLAKEIAVQQLYSERNVQNFRELINFSAPINVTYQYLAGFPLLKKKYLTVGLSSVKRKRGNYLFETLKSIFDQSTNEELTEMVVVVHLADFDMAWNAQIVQQVSRKFAHHIIAGHLVIIHAPQMYYPSLKGLKRNYNDPADRVTFRSKQNVDYAFLLNFCANLSEYYLMLEDDVQCARSFLTAIKKVLASKEGSYWVTLEFSKLGYIGKLYHSTDLPRLAHFLLMFYQEMPCDWLLIHFRGLLTQKDVIRFKPSLFQHIGYYSSFRGTENRLKDDDFEEDFFDIPDNPPATIYTSLKVFENYDPSKAYSNGDAYFWGKSPSTGDYFSIVFMKPMNVTRIHVVTGSEDRHNDILHSGILEVGKNPKIMQKGKDCSDYVKLNEFQKGLFDKKDINTIIDFSVDCVRISITNSQKDWLIIRSISIWVKHNNPL; encoded by the exons ATGAGATGCTACTGGAAACGATCGGTGATGGTGGTTGGTTTCTTCCTATTTGTTTGTCTTTTCATGTTCCTCTTTATGAACGATGAAGAAGGGAGCATATTG gaagaagaagaaaagagattGGCCAAAGAAATAGCTGTACAGCAGTTGTATTCCGAGAGGAATGTGCAGAACTTCAGGGAGCTGATAAACTTTTCTGCACCTATTAATGTCACCTATCAATATTTAGCAGGTTTTCCTTTACTGAAAAAGA AATATCTTACAGTAGGACTGTCTTCAGTGAAACGAAAACGTGGGAATTATCTCTTTGAAACGTTAAAATCCATATTTGATCAGTCCACAAATGAAGAGCTCACTGAAATGGTGGTGGTTGTACACTTAGCAGACTTTGACATGGCATGGAATGCACAAATAGTTCAACAGGTTTCCAGAAAATTTGCTCACCATATTATCGCTGGCCACTTGGTTATCATTCATGCTCCCCAAATGTACTATCCATCTCTAAAAGGTCTGAAACGAAATTATAATGACCCAGCTGATCGTGTGACTTTCAGGTCAAAACAAAATGTCGACTATGCTTTCCTGCTCAATTTCTGTGCAAACTTATCCGAATATTATCTAATGCTGGAAGACGACGTTCAATGTGCCCGTTCTTTCCTAACAGCAATCAAGAAAGTCCTTGCTTCGAAGGAGGGTTCCTATTGGGTGACGTTGGAGTTTTCCAAGTTGGGTTATATCGGAAAACTTTACCATTCGACTGACCTTCCAAGATTGGCCCACTTTCTCCTGATGTTTTATCAGGAGATGCCATGTGACTGGTTACTGATTCATTTTCGAGGCCTTCTCACTCAAAAAGATGTCATCCGCTTTAAGCCCTCCCTTTTTCAGCATATTGGATATTATTCCTctttcagagggactgaaaataGGTTAAAGGATGATGACTTTGAAGAGGACTTCTTTGATATTCCTGACAACCCGCCAGCGACTATCTACACAAGTCTCAAAGTATTTGAGAACTATGACCCCAGCAAAGCTTACAGTAATGGTGATGCGTACTTTTGGGGAAAATCACCCTCCACTGGAGACTACTTCAGTATTGTATTCATGAAGCCAATGAATGTTACCAGAATCCATGTTGTCACTGGTTCAGAAGATAGGCATAATGATATTCTTCATTCTGGCATCCTTGAGGTTGGAAAGAATCCAAAAATAATGCAGAAGGGTAAAGATTGCTCAGACTATGTTAAACTAAATGAGTTCCAAAAAGGACTGTTTGATAAAAAAGATATCAATACCATCATTGATTTCAGTGTAGACTGTGTGCGAATATCTATAACAAACAGTCAAAAAGACTGGCTAATTATTAGAAGCATCAGTATTTGGGTAAAGCACAACAACCCTCTATGA